Proteins from a single region of Gossypium arboreum isolate Shixiya-1 chromosome 1, ASM2569848v2, whole genome shotgun sequence:
- the LOC108480148 gene encoding 3-phosphoinositide-dependent protein kinase 2 isoform X1 has product MLAMEKDFDSKLRVQGTDDTNKDNSSNTVASNNVQRSKSFAFRAPQENFSIQDFELGKIYGVGSYSKVVRAKKKDTGMVYALKIMDKKFITKENKTAYVKLERIVLDQLEHPGVVRLYFTFQDTFSLYMALESCEGGELFDQITRKGRLSEDEARFYAAEVVDALEYIHNMGLIHRDIKPENLLLTTDGHIKIADFGSVKPMQNSQITVLPNASSDDKACTFVGTAAYVPPEVLNSSPATFGNDLWALGCTLYQMLSGTSPFKDASEWLIFQRIIARDIRFPNYFSEEARDLIDRLLDLDPSKRPGAGPDGYATLKMHPFFRGIDWSSLRAQTPPKLALETGAQSSDGDDYNDSSWNPTHIGDGSARQSDGIVSSSSSAESSGHITRLASIDSFDSKWQQFLDPGESVLMISMVKKLQKLSSKKVQLILTDKPKLIYVDPSKLVVKGNIIWSNNSNDLSVQVTSPSHFKICTPKKVLSFDDAKQRAWQWKKVIEGLQNR; this is encoded by the exons ATGTTGGCCATGGAGAAGGATTTTGATTCAAAGCTTAGGGTTCAGGGAACTGATGATACTAACAAAGACAATTCTTCTAATACTGTTGCTTCTAACAATGTTCAGAGATCTAAAAGCTTTGCATTTAGAGCTCCTCAAGAGAATTTCAGTATTCAGGATTTTGAACTGGGTAAGATCTACGGTGTTGGTTCTTACTCGaag GTTGTGAGGGCAAAGAAGAAGGATACGGGAATGGTGTATGCTTTGAAGATCATGGACAAAAAGTTCATCACTAAGGAAAATAAAACTGCATATGTAAAGCTGGAACGTATAGTGCTTGACCAATTGGAGCATCCTGGTGTTGTGCGGCTCTATTTTACATTTCAAGATACTTTTTCGCTAT ACATGGCACTTGAGTCCTGTGAAGGTGGAGAACTTTTTGACCAAATAACAAGA AAAGGTCGTTTATCAGAGGATGAAGCTCGCTTTTATGCTGCAGAAGTTGTAGATGCTCTTGAATACATACACAATATGGGATTGATACATCGAGATATTAAG CCAGAGAACTTGCTTCTTACTACAGATGGGCATATTAAGATTGCTGACTTTGGCAGCGTAAAGCCAATGCAGAATAGCCAAATTACAGTCCTTCCTAATGCATCCTCAG ATGATAAGGCATGCACATTTGTGGGGACTGCTGCATATGTTCCTCCTGAAGTTCTAAATTCTTCTCCAGCTACTTTCGG AAATGACCTCTGGGCACTTGGCTGCACCTTGTACCAAATGCTTTCAGGGACTTCTCCTTTTAAAGATGCAAGTGAATGGCTAATATTTCAAAGAATCATAGCCCGAGATATAAGATTTCCAAATTATTTTTCTGAAGAAGCTAGAGACCTTATTGATCGCTTATTG GATCTAGATCCCAGTAAACGACCAGGTGCTGGACCTGATGGTTATGCCACGCTCAAGATGCATCCTTTCTTTAGGGGAATTGATTGGAGTAGTTTGAGAGCACAAACCCCTCCAAAGCTTGCTTTAGAGACAGGG GCTCAATCAAGTGATGGCGATGATTATAATGATTCTTCATGGAATCCTACGCACATTGGAGATGGTTCTGCCAGGCAGAGTGATGGAATCGTCAGTTCCTCATCATCAGCTGAATCTTCTGGTCATATAACTAGACTTGCCTCAATTGATTCCTTCGACTCAAAATG GCAACAATTTTTGGATCCGGGAGAATCTGTTCTTATGATCTCAATGGTGAAGAAGCTACAAAAGTTATCAAGCAAGAAGGTGCAGCTTATCCTCACCGACAAACCAAAATTGATCTATGTTGATCCTTCAAAACTGGTCGTGAAAGGGAACATTATTTGGTCCAACAATTCTAATGACCTCAGCGTCCAGGTCACAAGTCCATCGCACTTCAAGATTTGCACA CCAAAAAAGGTACTATCATTTGATGATGCGAAACAAAGAGCATGGCAGTGGAAAAAAGTGATCGAAGGGCTTCAAAACCGGTGA
- the LOC108480148 gene encoding 3-phosphoinositide-dependent protein kinase 1 isoform X2: MLAMEKDFDSKLRVQGTDDTNKDNSSNTVASNNVQRSKSFAFRAPQENFSIQDFELGKIYGVGSYSKVVRAKKKDTGMVYALKIMDKKFITKENKTAYVKLERIVLDQLEHPGVVRLYFTFQDTFSLYMALESCEGGELFDQITRKGRLSEDEARFYAAEVVDALEYIHNMGLIHRDIKPENLLLTTDGHIKIADFGSVKPMQNSQITVLPNASSDDKACTFVGTAAYVPPEVLNSSPATFGNDLWALGCTLYQMLSGTSPFKDASEWLIFQRIIARDIRFPNYFSEEARDLIDRLLDLDPSKRPGAGPDGYATLKMHPFFRGIDWSSLRAQTPPKLALETGAQSSDGDDYNDSSWNPTHIGDGSARQSDGIVSSSSSAESSGHITRLASIDSFDSKWQQFLDPGESVLMISMVKKLQKLSSKKVQLILTDKPKLIYVDPSKLVVKGNIIWSNNSNDLSVQVTSPSHFKICTGLFYG; this comes from the exons ATGTTGGCCATGGAGAAGGATTTTGATTCAAAGCTTAGGGTTCAGGGAACTGATGATACTAACAAAGACAATTCTTCTAATACTGTTGCTTCTAACAATGTTCAGAGATCTAAAAGCTTTGCATTTAGAGCTCCTCAAGAGAATTTCAGTATTCAGGATTTTGAACTGGGTAAGATCTACGGTGTTGGTTCTTACTCGaag GTTGTGAGGGCAAAGAAGAAGGATACGGGAATGGTGTATGCTTTGAAGATCATGGACAAAAAGTTCATCACTAAGGAAAATAAAACTGCATATGTAAAGCTGGAACGTATAGTGCTTGACCAATTGGAGCATCCTGGTGTTGTGCGGCTCTATTTTACATTTCAAGATACTTTTTCGCTAT ACATGGCACTTGAGTCCTGTGAAGGTGGAGAACTTTTTGACCAAATAACAAGA AAAGGTCGTTTATCAGAGGATGAAGCTCGCTTTTATGCTGCAGAAGTTGTAGATGCTCTTGAATACATACACAATATGGGATTGATACATCGAGATATTAAG CCAGAGAACTTGCTTCTTACTACAGATGGGCATATTAAGATTGCTGACTTTGGCAGCGTAAAGCCAATGCAGAATAGCCAAATTACAGTCCTTCCTAATGCATCCTCAG ATGATAAGGCATGCACATTTGTGGGGACTGCTGCATATGTTCCTCCTGAAGTTCTAAATTCTTCTCCAGCTACTTTCGG AAATGACCTCTGGGCACTTGGCTGCACCTTGTACCAAATGCTTTCAGGGACTTCTCCTTTTAAAGATGCAAGTGAATGGCTAATATTTCAAAGAATCATAGCCCGAGATATAAGATTTCCAAATTATTTTTCTGAAGAAGCTAGAGACCTTATTGATCGCTTATTG GATCTAGATCCCAGTAAACGACCAGGTGCTGGACCTGATGGTTATGCCACGCTCAAGATGCATCCTTTCTTTAGGGGAATTGATTGGAGTAGTTTGAGAGCACAAACCCCTCCAAAGCTTGCTTTAGAGACAGGG GCTCAATCAAGTGATGGCGATGATTATAATGATTCTTCATGGAATCCTACGCACATTGGAGATGGTTCTGCCAGGCAGAGTGATGGAATCGTCAGTTCCTCATCATCAGCTGAATCTTCTGGTCATATAACTAGACTTGCCTCAATTGATTCCTTCGACTCAAAATG GCAACAATTTTTGGATCCGGGAGAATCTGTTCTTATGATCTCAATGGTGAAGAAGCTACAAAAGTTATCAAGCAAGAAGGTGCAGCTTATCCTCACCGACAAACCAAAATTGATCTATGTTGATCCTTCAAAACTGGTCGTGAAAGGGAACATTATTTGGTCCAACAATTCTAATGACCTCAGCGTCCAGGTCACAAGTCCATCGCACTTCAAGATTTGCACA GGACTGTTCTATGGTTGA
- the LOC108483564 gene encoding LOW QUALITY PROTEIN: phosphatidylinositol-3-phosphatase myotubularin-1 (The sequence of the model RefSeq protein was modified relative to this genomic sequence to represent the inferred CDS: inserted 1 base in 1 codon) translates to MAASRPSRSVSARDISIGCERLDGAGSWDTLEWTKIEPVTRSVSHANFEFLLEAERVLDEGHGVVLVNTDEAGTLFVTNFRLLFLSDGTRNIVPLGTIPLATIEKFNKMVVKIQSTSRNTNKSSSRRLLQIIGKDMRIIVFCFRPRTKQRRAIFDALSRCTKPERIWDLYAFTCGPSKFSNLSPKVRLLNEYFRLLGKGFHHASMRMIEDGSFTMSNDSWRISDINFNYSLCQSYPFALLVPKSVSDDEIIQASNFRARSRVPAVSWCNPETGAVLARSSQPLVGIMNTRSTADEKLVAALCAQLIDGKDSRRKLYIADARPRKNALANGAMGGGSESSSNYFQSEIVFFGIDNIHAMRESFARFRDYLDTHGAASSDGMSSFLRHGGWTWGGGNLSSMSASVSTLGDSGWLIHVQSVLAGSAWIAARVALESAAVLVHCSDGWDRTSQLVSLANLMLDPYYRTFTGFQALVEKDWLAFGHPFSDRVGMPSISGSSFELSRNASSTGSFSSSPLRQSSGSSQASNSSHAQNNYSPIFLQWVDCVSQLLRIYPFAFEFSSNFLVDFLDCVLSCRFGNFLCNSEKERQICGVDESCGCLWAYLADMRSSEGRSHAHYNLFYDTLKHNGPLLPPAAALAPTLWPQFHLRWACPXQSQAGELEAECRNMAIKFSELQKAKEVAEMKAKEYLAAMEILNVDLQNEKQVSSSAMNLAKRASKENAAIQRAVQSLGCRVNFTNSSDSTVDVESSLMETSQRLSLPRRESEYTMEHNDRSDLSVSITVEADDVAPSSSPLGQVCETLCPLRTQGRGCQWPDAACAQLGSQFVGLKANFDAFDRLSIYDRYFKSE, encoded by the exons ATGGCTGCATCGAGGCCGTCCCGATCGGTCTCCGCCAGAGACATTTCTATCGGTTGCGAAAGGTTGGACGGTGCTGGTAGTTGGGACACCCTTGAATGGACCAAAATTgag CCAGTTACGAGGTCGGTTTCACATGCCAATTTCGAGTTTTTGCTTGAAGCTGAGCGAGTTCTAGATGAG GGCCATGGTGTTGTTCTTGTTAATACCGATGAGGCTGGAACCTTGTTTGTTACCAACTTTCGTCTTCTCTTTCTC AGTGACGGGACCAGAAATATTGTTCCACTAGGTACCATTCCACTGGCAACAATTGAGAAATTCAACAAAATG GTAGTGAAGATTCAATCAACTTCACGCAATACTAACAAGTCTTCATCACGCCGTCTTCTTCAGATCATCG GAAAAGATATGAGAATTATTGTTTTCTGTTTTCGCCCTCGAACAAAGCAG AGACGTGCTATATTTGATGCATTGTCAAGATGTACAAAGCCAGAAAGAATTTGGGATCTTTATGCTTTTACTTGTGGACCGTCCAAATTCAGTAACTTAAGCCCAAAGGTGCGGTTACTGAATGAGTACTTTCGCCTTCTTGGAAAAGGCTTCCATCATGCATCAATGAGGATGATTGAAGATGGATCGTTTACAATGTCTAATGATTCTTGGAGAATAAGTGATATAAATTTCAACTACTCTCTGTGCCAGAGTTATCCATTCGCATTGCTTGTTCCAAAAAGTGTTAG TGATGATGAAATTATCCAAGCTTCAAACTTTCGTGCAAGGTCTAGGGTACCTGCAGTTTCTTGGTGTAACCCTG AAACTGGAGCAGTTCTTGCACGTTCATCTCAACCTTTGGTTGGTATTATGAATACAAGGAG CACTGCTGATGAAAAGTTGGTTGCTGCACTTTGCGCTCAACTCATTGACGGAAAGGATTCGAGGAG GAAGCTATATATTGCTGATGCGAGACCAAGGAAAAATGCATTGGCAAATGGAGCAATGGGAGGGGGCTCAGAGTCATCTTCAAATTATTTTCAATCTGAG ATAGTTTTCTTTGGGATAGACAACATACATGCAATGAGAGAAAGTTTTGCTCGGTTTAGAGACTACTTAGATACACACGGTGCCGCATCATCAGATGGAATGTCATCATTCTTG AGACATGGTGGTTGGACTTGGGGTGGGGGAAACCTGAGCAGTATGTCTGCTTCAGTATCAACCCTTGGTGACAGTGGTTGGTTAATACATGTTCAAAGTGTCTTAGCTGGATCTGCTTGGATTGCTGCACGTGTTGCTTTGGAATCAGCGGCAGTGCTTGTACATTGCAG TGATGGATGGGATAGAACAAGTCAGCTGGTTTCACTTGCAAACCTGATGCTTGATCCATATTACCGGACATTCACTGGTTTTCAG GCACTTGTTGAAAAAGACTGGCTAGCTTTTGGGCATCCATTTTCAGATCGTGTAGGAATGCCAAGCATATCTGGATCTTCATTTGAATTAAGCAGAAATGCTTCTTCTACGGGAAGTTTTTCATCATCACCCTTGCGCCAATCTTCAGGCTCATCTCAGGCATCTAATTCATCTCATGCACAGAACAATTATTCCCCCATATTCTTGCAG TGGGTTGATTGTGTTTCACAGTTGTTAAGGATTTATCCATTCGCTTTCGAATTCTCCTCA AATTTCCTAGTGGATTTCTTGGATTGTGTGCTTTCTTGCCGTTTTGGAAATTTCTTGTGTAACAG tgAGAAGGAGAGACAAATATGTGGTGTAGATGAAAGTTGTGGATGCTTGTGGGCCTATTTGGCTGATATGCGTTCTTCGGAGGGGAGGTCCCATGCCCATTATAACCTTTTCTATGATACATTGAAACACAACGGGCCACTTTTACCTCCGGCAGCTGCTTTAGCCCCAACACTTTGGCCCCAATTCCATCTTCGTTGGGCATGTC TTCAATCCCAAGCTGGTGAGCTTGAGGCTGAATGCAGGAACATGGCTATAAAGTTTTCCGAACTGCAAAAG GCTAAAgaagtggctgaaatgaaagctaAAGAATACTTGGCGGCCATGGAAATATTGAATGTGGATCTACAAAATGAGAAACAGGTCAGCAGCTCAGCAATGAACTTGGCAAAAAGAGCCAGCAAAGAAAACGCAGCCATACAGCGAGCTGTACAATCACTGGGGTGCAGGGTTAATTTTACAAATAGCAGTGATTCTACCGTTGATGTTGAAAGCAGTCTGATGGAAACTTCGCAAAGGCTCTCTCTTCCTAGAAGAGAATCTGAATATACAATGGAACATAATGACAGATCAGATTTATCTGTTTCGATTACAGTTGAGGCAGATGATGTTGCTCCCAGCAGCAGTCCACTCGGTCAAGTCTGTGAAACATTGTGTCCTTTGCGTACACAGGGCAGGGGTTGCCAATGGCCAGATGCTGCCTGTGCTCAGCTTGGTAGCCAGTTTGTTGGACTGAAAGCAAATTTCGATGCATTTGACCGGCTTTCTATTTATGACCGATATTTTAAGTCAGAATAA